The following coding sequences are from one Kosakonia sp. H02 window:
- the rne gene encoding ribonuclease E translates to MKRMLINATQQEELRVALVDGQRLYDLDIESPGHEQKKANIYKGKITRIEPSLEAAFVDYGAERHGFLPLKEIAREYFPANYNAHGRPNIKDVLREGQEVIVQIDKEERGNKGAALTTFISLAGSYLVLMPNNPRAGGISRRIEGDDRTELKEALSSLELPDGMGLIVRTAGVGKSAEALQWDLSFRLKHWEAIQKAAESRPAPFLIHQESNVIVRAFRDYLRQDIGEILIDNPKVLELARQHIAALGRPDFSSKIKLYTGEIPLFSHYQIESQIESAFQREVRLPSGGSIVIDSTEALTAIDINSARATRGGDIEETAFNTNLEAADEIARQLRLRDLGGLIVIDFIDMTPVRHQRAVENRLREAVRQDRARIQISHISRFGLLEMSRQRLSPSLGESSHHVCPRCSGTGTIRDNESLSLSILRLIEEEALKENTQEVHAIVPVPVASYLLNEKRAAVSAIEARQGGVRCVIVPNDQMETPHYSVLRVRKGEETPTLSYLLPKLHEEEMAMPSEEEFAERKLPEQPALATFVMPEVPPAPQTPAQAQAPAAPKQPAATQPAAPGLFSRFVSALKGLFAGEETPAPVEVKEEKKADKPERQQDRRKPRQSNRRDRNERRDPRGEGNEAREGRENREGREDNRRNRREKPQQNAENRELRQAATTEESDKAKSRDEQQQQPRRERNRRRNDDKRQAQQDVKELNRDEQPVQETEQEERVQVMPRRKQRQLTQKVRIDDNRAEVAVDETPVQEAPEQGTQVAKVDLPAVVDNAPVQEQEENGEARENTMPRRSRRSPRHLRVSGQRRRRYRDERYPLQSAMPLTVACASPEMASGKVWVRYPVSRVQEEQQDVQQNLAQVAEPHTAPDQDIAPAIAEAQLVSNPQVDVVEPQAPVESTQPEVVEPQAPVAEPEPVAVETTHPEAIATPVDEQPQLIAEEDRTVAEEVTEEAEPAKEEEDVVAAPVAETPAPVKVEETVQVAPSVVEPVKAVDTHSHATAPMTKAPAPAYVQEAPRHSDWVRPGFNFDGKGAAGGHSATHTATAPATKPPAVE, encoded by the coding sequence ATGAAAAGAATGTTAATCAACGCAACTCAGCAAGAAGAGTTGCGTGTCGCACTTGTTGATGGTCAACGTCTGTACGACCTGGATATTGAAAGCCCGGGGCACGAACAGAAAAAAGCCAACATCTACAAAGGTAAAATCACCCGCATTGAACCGAGTCTTGAAGCTGCTTTCGTTGATTACGGCGCTGAACGTCACGGTTTCCTCCCCCTCAAAGAGATCGCCCGCGAATACTTCCCCGCCAACTACAACGCGCATGGCCGTCCGAACATCAAAGACGTGCTGCGTGAAGGCCAGGAAGTCATCGTCCAGATCGACAAAGAAGAGCGCGGCAACAAAGGCGCGGCGCTGACCACCTTTATTAGCCTCGCCGGTAGCTACCTGGTGCTGATGCCAAACAACCCGCGCGCGGGTGGCATTTCTCGTCGCATTGAAGGCGACGATCGCACCGAGCTGAAAGAAGCGCTGTCAAGTCTGGAACTGCCAGACGGCATGGGTCTTATCGTACGCACCGCGGGCGTGGGCAAATCCGCCGAAGCGCTGCAATGGGATCTGAGCTTCCGCCTGAAACACTGGGAAGCCATCCAGAAAGCGGCCGAAAGCCGCCCTGCTCCGTTCCTGATCCATCAGGAAAGCAATGTGATTGTTCGCGCGTTCCGCGACTATCTGCGCCAGGACATTGGCGAAATCCTGATTGATAACCCGAAAGTGCTGGAGCTGGCTCGCCAGCATATCGCCGCACTGGGCCGTCCGGATTTCAGCAGCAAAATCAAACTGTACACCGGTGAAATTCCGCTGTTCAGCCACTACCAGATTGAGTCGCAAATCGAATCCGCCTTCCAGCGCGAAGTGCGTCTGCCGTCAGGCGGCTCTATCGTTATCGACAGCACCGAAGCGCTAACCGCCATCGACATCAACTCCGCTCGCGCAACGCGCGGTGGCGATATTGAAGAGACGGCGTTCAACACCAACCTGGAAGCGGCAGATGAAATCGCTCGCCAGCTGCGCCTGCGCGACCTCGGCGGCCTGATTGTTATCGACTTTATCGATATGACCCCGGTACGCCACCAGCGCGCGGTGGAAAACCGTCTGCGCGAAGCGGTGCGCCAGGATCGTGCGCGTATCCAGATAAGCCATATTTCCCGCTTCGGCCTGCTGGAGATGTCCCGCCAGCGCCTGAGCCCGTCACTCGGTGAATCCAGCCACCATGTGTGCCCGCGCTGTAGCGGTACCGGCACCATTCGTGACAACGAATCCCTGTCGCTGTCGATTCTGCGTCTGATTGAAGAAGAAGCGCTGAAAGAGAATACCCAGGAAGTGCATGCGATTGTCCCTGTGCCGGTCGCTTCTTATCTGTTGAATGAAAAACGTGCCGCCGTAAGCGCTATCGAAGCCCGTCAGGGCGGTGTTCGCTGCGTGATCGTGCCGAACGACCAGATGGAAACGCCGCACTACTCCGTGCTGCGCGTCCGTAAAGGCGAAGAAACGCCGACACTCAGCTACTTGCTGCCGAAGCTGCACGAAGAAGAGATGGCCATGCCGTCTGAAGAGGAGTTTGCCGAGCGCAAATTGCCGGAGCAACCGGCCCTTGCCACCTTCGTCATGCCAGAGGTTCCGCCAGCACCGCAAACGCCAGCGCAGGCGCAGGCGCCAGCAGCACCCAAACAACCTGCTGCGACACAACCTGCGGCTCCGGGTCTGTTCAGCCGTTTCGTCTCTGCACTGAAAGGCCTGTTCGCGGGTGAAGAAACCCCGGCACCGGTTGAAGTGAAAGAAGAGAAAAAGGCCGATAAACCCGAGCGTCAGCAGGATCGCCGTAAACCACGTCAAAGCAATCGCCGCGATCGTAATGAACGTCGCGATCCGCGTGGTGAAGGTAATGAGGCGCGTGAAGGCCGTGAAAACCGCGAAGGTCGCGAAGATAACCGCCGCAACCGCCGTGAAAAACCGCAGCAGAACGCAGAAAACCGCGAGCTTCGTCAGGCCGCTACAACAGAAGAGTCGGATAAAGCGAAATCCCGTGACGAGCAGCAGCAACAGCCGCGTCGTGAACGCAACCGTCGCCGTAATGATGACAAACGTCAGGCACAGCAGGATGTTAAAGAGCTGAACCGTGATGAGCAGCCTGTGCAGGAAACTGAACAGGAAGAGCGCGTCCAGGTGATGCCGCGTCGTAAACAGCGCCAGCTGACGCAAAAAGTCCGCATCGATGATAACCGTGCAGAAGTCGCTGTCGACGAAACGCCTGTACAGGAAGCACCGGAACAAGGGACGCAGGTCGCGAAAGTTGATCTGCCGGCCGTGGTTGACAATGCTCCGGTTCAGGAACAGGAAGAAAACGGTGAAGCGCGTGAGAACACCATGCCGCGCCGTTCACGCCGTTCCCCGCGTCATCTGCGTGTGAGCGGTCAGCGCCGTCGCCGCTACCGTGACGAGCGTTACCCGCTACAGTCTGCTATGCCGCTGACCGTTGCCTGCGCCTCGCCGGAAATGGCATCCGGTAAAGTCTGGGTCCGTTACCCGGTTTCACGTGTCCAGGAAGAGCAGCAGGATGTGCAGCAGAACCTTGCGCAAGTCGCTGAGCCGCACACCGCGCCTGATCAGGATATCGCCCCGGCCATTGCCGAAGCGCAGCTTGTCAGCAATCCGCAGGTGGATGTCGTTGAGCCGCAAGCGCCGGTTGAAAGCACGCAGCCAGAAGTGGTTGAACCGCAGGCACCGGTTGCTGAACCAGAGCCGGTAGCGGTGGAAACCACGCATCCGGAAGCTATCGCGACGCCGGTAGACGAACAACCGCAGCTGATTGCTGAGGAAGATCGTACGGTCGCCGAAGAAGTTACGGAAGAAGCCGAACCGGCTAAAGAAGAAGAGGACGTTGTTGCAGCCCCGGTTGCAGAAACGCCAGCACCAGTGAAGGTTGAAGAAACGGTACAGGTCGCACCTTCTGTTGTTGAGCCGGTTAAAGCCGTGGACACCCACAGCCATGCCACCGCGCCGATGACCAAAGCGCCTGCGCCAGCGTATGTGCAGGAAGCGCCGCGTCACAGCGACTGGGTTCGCCCGGGCTTCAACTTCGACGGTAAAGGCGCTGCGGGCGGTCACAGTGCCACTCACACCGCCACGGCTCCGGCAACTAAGCCGCCAGCGGTCGAGTAA
- the yceD gene encoding 23S rRNA accumulation protein YceD, protein MQKVKLPLTLDPVRTAQKRLDYEGIYTPDQAERVAESVASVDSDVECSMSFVIDNQRLAVLTGDAKVTVSLECQRCGKPFTHQVYTTYCFSPVRSDEQAEALPEAYEPIEVNEFGEIDLLALVEDEIILSLPVVPVHDSEHCEVSEADMVFGELPDEAQKPNPFAVLASLKRK, encoded by the coding sequence ATGCAAAAGGTAAAATTACCCCTGACTCTTGACCCGGTTCGTACGGCTCAAAAACGCCTTGATTACGAGGGTATCTATACCCCCGATCAGGCTGAGCGCGTCGCCGAGTCTGTAGCCAGCGTAGACAGTGATGTGGAGTGCTCCATGTCGTTCGTTATCGATAACCAACGTCTTGCGGTATTAACCGGTGATGCGAAAGTTACGGTATCGCTCGAGTGCCAGCGCTGCGGGAAACCGTTCACCCATCAGGTTTACACAACGTATTGTTTTAGTCCTGTACGTTCAGACGAACAGGCTGAAGCACTGCCGGAAGCGTATGAGCCGATTGAGGTTAACGAATTCGGCGAAATCGATCTACTGGCGCTGGTTGAGGATGAAATCATTCTCTCCCTGCCTGTAGTTCCGGTGCACGATTCTGAACACTGTGAAGTGTCCGAGGCGGACATGGTCTTTGGGGAATTGCCTGATGAAGCGCAAAAACCAAATCCATTTGCCGTATTAGCCAGCTTAAAGCGT
- a CDS encoding nucleoside triphosphate pyrophosphatase: MLPIILASTSPYRRTLLEKLGLPFECAAPQTDETPHAGEAPRHLVLRLAREKAQSLAQKYPQHLIIGSDQVCVLNGEITGKPHTEENARQQLIKASGNIVTFYTGLALFNSETGHLQTECEPFDVHFRHLNEQEIDDYVRKERPLNCAGSFKSEGLGIALFERLEGRDPNTLVGLPLIALCQMLRREQCNPLLS, translated from the coding sequence ATGTTGCCTATTATTCTTGCTTCAACGTCACCTTATCGCCGCACCCTGCTGGAAAAACTCGGTTTACCGTTTGAATGCGCCGCACCGCAAACAGACGAAACACCTCATGCAGGTGAAGCACCACGCCACCTGGTGCTGCGCCTCGCCCGGGAGAAAGCGCAATCACTGGCACAAAAATATCCGCAACATCTGATTATTGGTTCCGATCAGGTGTGCGTGCTCAACGGGGAAATTACCGGCAAACCTCATACGGAAGAAAATGCACGCCAACAGCTTATAAAAGCGAGCGGAAATATTGTCACTTTTTATACGGGCCTGGCGCTGTTTAATTCAGAAACCGGTCATCTTCAGACCGAATGCGAACCCTTTGACGTTCATTTTCGTCATTTAAATGAGCAAGAAATTGACGATTATGTGCGTAAAGAGCGCCCGCTCAATTGCGCAGGCAGTTTCAAAAGCGAAGGTTTAGGCATCGCACTGTTTGAACGCCTTGAAGGACGCGATCCGAATACTCTGGTGGGTTTACCGCTGATCGCTCTGTGTCAAATGCTCAGACGCGAGCAATGTAACCCTTTATTAAGCTAA
- the rluC gene encoding 23S rRNA pseudouridine(955/2504/2580) synthase RluC yields MKTETPSVKFVAITADEAGQRIDNFLRTQLKGVPKSMIYRILRKGEVRVNKKRVKPEYKLEAGDEIRIPPVRVAEKEDEAVSPHLQKVAQLSDVILYEDDHILVLNKPSGTAVHGGSGLSFGVIEGLRALRPEARFLELVHRLDRDTSGVLLVAKKRSALRSLHEQLRGKDMQKDYLALVRGQWQSHVKVVQAPLLKNILQSGERIVRVNSKGKPSETRFKVEERYEFATLVRCSPVTGRTHQIRVHTQHAGHPIAFDDRYGDREFDKQLASTGLSRLFLHAAALKFTHPGTGETLRIEAPLDNALKHCLNVLRNAK; encoded by the coding sequence ATGAAAACTGAGACACCATCCGTAAAATTTGTTGCTATCACTGCTGACGAAGCGGGGCAACGCATCGATAACTTTTTGCGTACGCAATTAAAAGGCGTACCGAAAAGCATGATCTACCGTATTTTGCGCAAAGGCGAAGTACGAGTGAATAAAAAACGCGTAAAACCAGAATATAAACTGGAAGCCGGCGATGAAATTCGCATTCCACCTGTGCGCGTAGCCGAAAAAGAAGACGAGGCGGTTTCACCGCACCTGCAAAAAGTTGCTCAATTAAGCGATGTTATCCTCTACGAAGACGATCATATTCTGGTGCTGAATAAACCCTCCGGCACAGCGGTGCATGGTGGTAGCGGTCTGAGTTTTGGCGTTATCGAAGGTTTGCGCGCGTTGCGTCCTGAAGCCCGCTTCCTTGAACTGGTGCATCGCCTCGATCGCGATACGTCCGGCGTGCTGCTGGTGGCAAAAAAGCGCTCGGCGCTGCGTTCGCTGCATGAGCAACTGCGCGGTAAAGATATGCAGAAAGATTACCTGGCGCTGGTGCGCGGACAGTGGCAGTCCCATGTCAAAGTGGTGCAGGCTCCGCTACTGAAAAATATTCTGCAAAGCGGTGAACGCATTGTGCGGGTCAATAGCAAAGGCAAACCCTCGGAAACGCGGTTTAAGGTGGAAGAGCGCTATGAGTTCGCGACGCTGGTGCGTTGCAGCCCGGTAACCGGACGTACACATCAGATTCGCGTGCATACGCAACATGCCGGGCATCCGATTGCCTTTGACGATCGCTATGGCGACCGCGAATTTGATAAACAACTGGCATCAACCGGCCTGTCGCGTCTGTTCCTGCACGCAGCGGCGCTGAAATTTACCCATCCGGGCACCGGTGAGACGCTGCGCATTGAAGCGCCCCTTGATAACGCGCTGAAACACTGCCTGAACGTGCTGCGTAACGCCAAATAA
- a CDS encoding LysR family transcriptional regulator: MCEHFYPDGGGAVACAVVKRLYVKRIGIIIMKRPERIDRVDLMRTYIRIVEAGSLSAAARQLETTQATVSRRLQSLETLLGVKLLLRTTHAMKLTDDGERCYQHAKRVMDAWVALEDELSQSDDEPVGILRVRAPHVFGQEQLLGPLTRFLERYPQLSVEWMLNDKNVDFLSANIDCAIRVGAEVDPATVSVLLAEVPRSLVASPALLARFPDIDTPQQLSHVPWIALSTFYQHEIHLRHQESGEAEQVAISPRLFTDSLYAARNTAIAGLGVTLISTWAVEEAIRKGDLVALLPQWQAAPLPVHLVYPWARYYPARLRMFLQLMREVMPGLGGMQRV; the protein is encoded by the coding sequence ATGTGCGAGCATTTTTACCCGGACGGCGGTGGCGCGGTAGCCTGCGCAGTGGTAAAACGGTTATACGTGAAACGTATAGGCATAATAATTATGAAGCGACCAGAACGTATAGATAGAGTCGATCTGATGCGAACCTATATTCGTATTGTTGAAGCAGGATCGCTGTCGGCCGCTGCCCGCCAACTGGAGACGACACAGGCAACCGTCAGCCGCCGTCTGCAATCGCTGGAAACGCTGCTGGGCGTTAAGCTGCTGCTGCGCACAACCCATGCGATGAAGCTCACTGATGATGGCGAACGCTGTTATCAACATGCGAAACGCGTGATGGACGCCTGGGTGGCGCTGGAAGATGAGCTGAGCCAGTCTGATGATGAACCGGTGGGGATTCTGCGGGTACGCGCCCCTCATGTCTTTGGTCAGGAGCAGTTACTGGGGCCGTTGACCCGGTTTCTTGAACGCTATCCGCAACTGTCGGTGGAGTGGATGCTGAATGATAAAAACGTCGATTTTCTGAGTGCCAATATCGATTGTGCGATCCGTGTTGGGGCGGAGGTCGATCCGGCAACAGTATCGGTGTTACTGGCGGAAGTGCCGCGAAGCCTGGTCGCTTCACCCGCGCTGCTGGCGCGTTTCCCGGATATCGACACACCGCAGCAGCTTTCCCACGTGCCGTGGATTGCGCTGAGTACGTTCTATCAGCATGAAATCCATCTGAGACATCAGGAGAGCGGCGAAGCAGAGCAGGTGGCTATTTCGCCAAGGTTGTTTACGGACAGTCTTTACGCTGCGCGCAATACAGCGATTGCGGGTCTTGGGGTAACACTAATTTCTACCTGGGCTGTCGAAGAGGCGATCCGCAAGGGAGATCTGGTGGCACTGTTGCCGCAGTGGCAGGCAGCACCGCTACCGGTACATCTGGTGTACCCGTGGGCGCGCTACTATCCAGCGCGGTTACGCATGTTTTTGCAGCTTATGCGCGAAGTGATGCCGGGGCTTGGTGGTATGCAGCGGGTATAA